Proteins co-encoded in one Streptomyces roseochromogenus subsp. oscitans DS 12.976 genomic window:
- a CDS encoding IS3 family transposase, with amino-acid sequence MNQRAWRSSSRTRRPCSASRTRAQSWLHKWINRAPTAREQCQERLDEESKRLSAASDSTYGSPQITRELHEAGWIASKDTGAALMTGPGLCGRRPKRRWSLPRTGRRDPAGDLVHLHLRRCRTRRVVVRGIHVDRHRRGPLHLATVEDLVPCRVLGHAMSAHGPRLLPGGDRAVYGASQGALDNGAAEGARPRSSSPTGTTCPPVPRNASRS; translated from the coding sequence ATGAACCAGCGAGCGTGGCGGAGTTCATCGCGTACCAGAAGGCCATGTTCGGCATCCCGCACGAGAGCGCAGTCCTGGCTCCACAAGTGGATCAACCGTGCTCCCACAGCTCGCGAACAGTGCCAGGAGCGGCTGGATGAGGAGAGCAAGCGGCTGTCTGCCGCCTCGGACAGCACGTACGGCTCGCCCCAGATCACTCGCGAACTGCACGAGGCCGGCTGGATCGCCTCCAAGGACACAGGGGCGGCGCTGATGACCGGGCCGGGGCTGTGTGGACGGCGACCGAAACGGCGATGGAGCCTGCCCCGGACGGGCCGCCGGGACCCAGCCGGGGATCTGGTGCACTTGCACCTTCGCCGCTGTCGCACCCGACGTGTTGTGGTGCGGGGAATTCACGTAGATCGACATCGACGAGGGCCGCTCCATCTCGCCACCGTCGAGGACTTGGTCCCCTGCCGGGTACTCGGCCACGCGATGTCCGCCCACGGACCGCGGCTGCTGCCGGGTGGGGACCGTGCAGTTTATGGGGCGAGTCAGGGCGCGCTGGACAACGGTGCCGCCGAGGGAGCACGCCCAAGATCGAGTTCGCCCACCGGCACCACTTGTCCACCTGTGCCGAGGAATGCATCAAGATCTTGA
- a CDS encoding WXG100 family type VII secretion target → MAKDTDLTYAEMDKQAGELIKAMHHMEEQLKGIERGVENLVAHGFTTQKASGSYEDSIKDFTKGAAKTIQGLHGLSKFLTDAKKAYEDLDDRLAKGAKG, encoded by the coding sequence ATGGCCAAGGACACTGACCTTACTTATGCCGAGATGGACAAGCAGGCTGGCGAGCTCATCAAGGCCATGCACCACATGGAAGAGCAGCTCAAGGGCATCGAGAGGGGCGTGGAGAACCTCGTGGCGCACGGCTTCACCACGCAGAAGGCCTCAGGCTCCTACGAGGACTCCATCAAGGACTTCACCAAGGGCGCGGCGAAGACCATCCAGGGTCTGCACGGTCTGTCCAAGTTCCTGACGGACGCGAAGAAGGCGTACGAGGACCTGGACGACCGGCTGGCCAAGGGTGCCAAGGGTTAG